One part of the Plasmodium cynomolgi strain B DNA, chromosome 3, whole genome shotgun sequence genome encodes these proteins:
- a CDS encoding 40S ribosomal protein S5 (putative) — MESTTADIKLFKKWSYEDVNIADLSLVDCIAVSQKACVYTPHTAGRYQKKRFRKALCPIVERLVNSMMMHGRNNGKKLKAIRIVAYAFEIIHLMTGENPIQVYVNAVQKGGPREDSTRIGSAGVVRRQAVDVSPLRRVNQAIYLICTGARNAAFRNIKSISECLAEEIINCANESSSSYAIKKKDEIERVAKANR; from the exons ATGGAATCGACAACGGCAGATATTAAGCTCTTCAAAAAGTGGTCCTACGAAGATGTGAACATTGCGGATTTGTCACTG GTTGACTGCATCGCGGTGTCGCAGAAGGCGTGCGTGTACACGCCACACACCGCTGGGCGCTACCAGAAAAAGAGATTCAGGAAGGCCCTATGCCCAATCGTGGAGCGACTAGTCAACTCGATGATGATGCATGGAAGGAACAACGGAAAGAAACTAAAAGCAATTCGAATTGTCGCCTACGCTTTCGAAATTATTCACCTCATGACAGGAGAAAACCCCATCCAGGTGTATGTAAATGCAGTGCAGAAAGGTGGACCAAGGGAAGACTCCACTCGAATTGGTTCTGCTGGTGTTGTTAGAAGACAAGCAGTCGACGTTTCTCCACTCAGAAGAGTGAACCAAGCAATCTACCTCATCTGTACTGGTGCCAGAAATGCCGCCTTCAGAAATATTAAATCAATTTCTGAATGCCTCGCAGAGGAAATTATTAACTGCGCGAATGAGTCCTCCAGTTCCTATGCCATCAAGAAGAAGGACGAAATTGAGAGAGTTGCCAAGGCGAACcgataa